In Pseudomonas saponiphila, the genomic stretch ATAGGCGGCGCCGAACAGGGTCACGATCAGCCATTGGCCGATCAGCGCCATGCCCAGGCAGGCGCCGAGCATCACCGTGGCGGTCAGGCGCAGGGCCAGGGCGGTGAGCTGCTCGATGCCATGGCCCTGTTGCAGCAGGCGCTTCATCAGCGGTGTGGTCACCGCCTCGGGAATGATCAGCAGCAGCTCGGCGGCGGCGCTGGCCATGGCGTACCAGCCGAGGGCGACGGGGTCCAGCAGCGCACCGATGAACAGGTAATCCGAGCGCAGCATCAATTGTTGCGCCAGCACCCCGGGATGGCTCTGGGCGCTGTAGCGCAGCAGCTTGCCCTGTTCCCCGGGCTGCCAGCGCAGGCGCAGGTCATGCCAGCGTCGCAGCCAGCAGGTGCCGACGAGCGCCACCAGCAAGGTGCCGCCCAGCCAGCTGAGCAGCGCCGCCGACAGCGGCTGGTCGCGCCAGATCCACCACAGGCCGACGAACAGCAGCAGCGGCACCAGGGATTCCAGCAGGCGCAGGGCGTTGAAGGCCTCGACCCGGCCGTCGGCGTTGTGCAGGGTCAACAGGCCGCTCTTGAGCACGCTCAGCGGCACCGCCAGCAGCAACAGCCAGGCCAGGTCCCCCAGTTGCAGGCTCAGTTCCCAGTGGCTGCCCAGGGTCTGCATCACGCAAAGCCCGGCCAGGGTCAGCAGGCTGGCCAGCAGGCAGCCGTAGACCAGCACCTGGGTCAGCAGCAGGCCCATGGGTCGCTGGCGCGCTGCCTCATAACCGACAGCGGTGTTGAGGCCGCCGCTGGTCAGGGCGGCGATCAGCTCCGGCAGGGTGCTGAGCAGGGCGAACAGGCCGCGATCGGCGGGGCCCAGCAGGCGCGCCAGCAACACGTTGCGCAGCAGGCGCAGGCCGATCATCGCCAGCCGCGTGCCCATGCTCAGGGCCAGGTGCCAGAGGTAGCTGCCACGCTTCATGCCCGGGCTCCTTGCAGCAGGCGCCAGGCCAGCAACCCCGGGCGGGCGGCGCTGGCCTGGCTGACGTCGATGCGCGGCAGGGCCAGCCACGGATTGCCCTCGGCCTCGATCAGCCCCGGGCGAGTGCCCAGGGCGTAGCGGTAGCCCAGCGCGGCCACCGCGGCGCGCACCTCGGGGCTGTGATCGCCGTTGGGGTAGCAATACACCCCCAGCGGCGCCTGGCAGTGTTGCTGCAAGGCGGCGTGGGAGCGTTGCAGGTCGGCGTGCAGCGCCGGGCCGTCAAGCCGGGTGAGAATCCCGTGGCTGGCGCCGTGGGGACCGAAGCGCACCAGCGCCGAACGCTCCAGGTGCCTGACCTGTGCCCAGTCCAGGCTGTGGGGGGCGTGATCGTCCGGGCAGCTGTCGGCCAGGGCCTGCAGGCTGTGCGGGGCCAGGCCCTTGAGGCGTTGCAGGTACTCGCCCAGGAGCCGGCTGCGGGCATGCTCGTTGCCCGCTTGCAACAGCTCGGCAGGCGGCGCCAGGGCCAGTGCCCGCAACTGCGCCAACAGCGGCCGGGCCGCGGCGCTGTCGGGCTGCTGCCACAGGGTTTCGCCGATGGACTCCCACCAGAAGCCCTGGCGGCTGCCGATGAAGTCGGTGGACAGGAAGATGCTCGCCGGCATCTCGTAGCGCTCCAGCAGCGGGTAGGCGACCTCGGCGTTGTCGCGCCAGCCGTCGTCGAAGGTCAGGGCCAGCCGGGGCCGCGCGCCACCGGGAAACTCCAGCAGATGCTCCAGGGGCACGCAGTCGAAGTGCCGCCGCAGCCAGCGCAGCAACTGCTCGAAGTGCTGCTGGCCAACGCACAGCGGGGCGCGATGGGGCAGACTGGCGGCACTGTCGTCGGCCAGCACCCGGTGCAGCATCAGCACCACCCCGGCGTCGCGCAGGCGTACCCGGGCCAGGCTGTGCAGGTAGGCGCTGCCGAGCAGGCGCTTGAGGGATTGTTTGAAGTTCATGTCAGCGATTCTGTTGTGGGTTCCACAGGGCATAGCGCCGCCCGCGGAGAAACTGCCAGAGGCCCATGCTCATGCCGGCCAGGGTTACCAGCACGAAGGCGGCGAGACGAAACACCTTGGGCAGGCGCCCGCGACGGTCCAGCAGGCCCAGCAGCCCGGCGCCGTGACCCAGCAACTGGGCCAGCAGGCACAGGCTGTAGAAGGCTCCGGCGTCCCACAGCCACAGGTTGCTGAGCAGCAACGGCAGCAACAGCACCGGGGCCAGGCGGCGGATCAGCTTGTGGCTGATCAGGGCGATGGCGTAGGCGCCGTGGCGCAGCGGGTTCATCAGCTCACGGCGCTGGGCCAGGCTCTGCAGGCCGCCGACCGTGACCCGCAGGCGCCGGCGATACTGCTTGTCGGCGTCGTCCACGCCCTGGTCCAGGACCTGGGCCTCTTCCACATAGACGATGCGCTTGCCCGCCACCGGGGCGCAGGTGCTGATGAAGAAGTCATCGTTGACCTCGGCGGGAATCCGCTGGAACAGCTCGCGGCGCAGGGCCAGCAGCGCGCCG encodes the following:
- a CDS encoding oligosaccharide flippase family protein, coding for MKRGSYLWHLALSMGTRLAMIGLRLLRNVLLARLLGPADRGLFALLSTLPELIAALTSGGLNTAVGYEAARQRPMGLLLTQVLVYGCLLASLLTLAGLCVMQTLGSHWELSLQLGDLAWLLLLAVPLSVLKSGLLTLHNADGRVEAFNALRLLESLVPLLLFVGLWWIWRDQPLSAALLSWLGGTLLVALVGTCWLRRWHDLRLRWQPGEQGKLLRYSAQSHPGVLAQQLMLRSDYLFIGALLDPVALGWYAMASAAAELLLIIPEAVTTPLMKRLLQQGHGIEQLTALALRLTATVMLGACLGMALIGQWLIVTLFGAAYAPAYGALLALLPGLFGLCYASILRLDLLGKQRPGSLSLLLAGGALFNLMLNALLIPPLGIVGAGLASSIAYLAVSLVMLGLYCQLSGVPWYRTLLLLPGDIAHVRQLLRPKEKP
- a CDS encoding polysaccharide deacetylase family protein yields the protein MNFKQSLKRLLGSAYLHSLARVRLRDAGVVLMLHRVLADDSAASLPHRAPLCVGQQHFEQLLRWLRRHFDCVPLEHLLEFPGGARPRLALTFDDGWRDNAEVAYPLLERYEMPASIFLSTDFIGSRQGFWWESIGETLWQQPDSAAARPLLAQLRALALAPPAELLQAGNEHARSRLLGEYLQRLKGLAPHSLQALADSCPDDHAPHSLDWAQVRHLERSALVRFGPHGASHGILTRLDGPALHADLQRSHAALQQHCQAPLGVYCYPNGDHSPEVRAAVAALGYRYALGTRPGLIEAEGNPWLALPRIDVSQASAARPGLLAWRLLQGARA